In Dehalococcoidia bacterium, a single window of DNA contains:
- a CDS encoding DinB family protein, with product MVVDAAELNLQTLAALLEAQGRAIGLELRALPPALCRWRPGPPDSEEWSANETLGHLIEAERRGFNGRIRRILAEESPPLPGWNQVEVAAARRDAEQEPAALLAEFEALRADSLALVRGLAPAQLDRGGEHAQVGWVTVRDLLHEWQHHDRNHVKQIFSIVQSYVWPSMGNCRRFAEVD from the coding sequence ATGGTTGTGGACGCGGCGGAACTCAATCTGCAGACGCTGGCCGCGCTGCTCGAGGCGCAGGGCCGCGCGATCGGCCTGGAGCTGCGCGCGCTGCCGCCGGCGCTGTGCCGCTGGCGGCCCGGTCCGCCAGACTCGGAGGAATGGAGCGCGAACGAAACGCTGGGCCACCTGATCGAGGCGGAGCGGCGCGGCTTCAACGGCCGCATCCGCCGCATCCTCGCCGAGGAGAGCCCGCCGCTGCCCGGCTGGAATCAGGTGGAGGTGGCGGCCGCGCGCCGCGACGCCGAGCAGGAGCCAGCGGCGCTGTTGGCCGAGTTCGAGGCGCTGCGCGCGGACAGCCTGGCGCTGGTGCGCGGCCTGGCGCCGGCGCAGCTTGATCGCGGCGGCGAGCACGCGCAGGTCGGCTGGGTGACGGTGCGCGACCTGCTGCACGAGTGGCAGCATCACGATCGCAACCACGTCAAGCAGATTTTCAGCATCGTGCAGAGCTATGTCTGGCCGTCGATGGGCAACTGCCGCCGCTTTGCCGAGGTCGATTGA